The Corynebacterium mycetoides genome includes the window CAGAAGAGAAAAAGGTGGACGTCGCCGTCGAGCAATCCGACGCCGAGAAAGACGCGGAACTTATTACCCTGCGCAAAGAAAATGCCCGGCTCAAAGAAGCCAACGAGATCCTGAAACTGGCCTCAGCTTTTTTCGCCCAGGCGGAGCTCGACCGCAAACTGAAGTGATCGTGGACTTCCTCCGCACTCACCGGCACCTGTATTCCATCGAGCGGATGTGCCGCGTGCTCAACGAGCATGAATACGCTATTTCACCAGCAACGTTCTACCGCTTCCAGGCCCGTGGTTTCGGGCCCACCCCTGCCGAGCTGGACGAGGCTTACACCGCGCACCGGCTCTTTGAGCTGTGGCGGGCCAATCGGCGGGTCTACGGGCGACGAAAACTATGGAAAGCCGCCCACCGGGCAGGCTGGAACATCGGCCGTGACCAGGTGCAACGCCTCATGAATATCCTTGGAATCGCGGGTGTACTCTGAAGCGTCCTGGTTTTCGTTCCGCTTATTGAACGCCCAACGGGTGGGCGTGTGATTGTTGATAGTAGGCGTCTTCCATCTCTTGTGGAGTGATGTATCCCAATGACTCGTGCAGGCGATGGTTATTCCACCAGTACACCCAGCGAAGGGTCGCGATCTCGACTTCCCCAACCGACGCCCACGGCCGGTGGGGATAGATCAGCTCGGTCTTGTATAGACCGTTGACCGT containing:
- a CDS encoding IS3 family transposase, translating into MDFLRTHRHLYSIERMCRVLNEHEYAISPATFYRFQARGFGPTPAELDEAYTAHRLFELWRANRRVYGRRKLWKAAHRAGWNIGRDQVQRLMNILGIAGVL